A single window of Nematostella vectensis chromosome 4, jaNemVect1.1, whole genome shotgun sequence DNA harbors:
- the LOC5513121 gene encoding synaptic vesicle 2-related protein-like, producing the protein MMSEMANGWASSEDEYETEVLLFDRKKSRKVRHKLTELNTNHVYSADEGDMAHVPLMLNRTDSLEGIDIKECGEDVYSVSDAVDHIGFGWFQIKIMLLLGYFSAADSLEMMLLSILAPTIRCIFRISAWKEAWITTVVFIGMMVGSSTWGWIADNFGRKFVIVLVSIWIAYFGLLSAFSPHYYWIIVLRMVVGLGIGGAPQSATLMSEFLPSKYRAMCMCIQSPWWTLGSLFTICVAMLVMPVYGWRYLLALLSLPMFLFLLLSPFLPESCRFQLASGDRDKALATLHRMARANKATLPTGFLKDANQNAKRGRILDLLKPELRRTTLMLWFLWFNVAFTYYGVVLMTSELFQSDSAGGGKCEAGSGSVKDPHCGCKLLTTKDYTDMMWTTLAEIPIVLVNIVLLERLGRRRTLALLYGLTATFYMLLFICTKREWMVAFIFGARGCISGVFTAIYIYTPEYYPTVVRGLGLGTCSAVARIGAMITPFICQVLLRASVDFALGVYAATGLSCVVIALCLPIETKGRLMRDT; encoded by the exons ATGATGTCTGAAATGGCAAATGGTTGGGCTTCATCGGAGGATGAGTATGAGACTGAAGTTTTGCTTTTTGATCGAAAAAAGTCACGAAAGGTTCGCCATAAACTAACGGAGTTAAATACGAACCATGTTTACTCCGCCGATGAAGGCGACATGGCTCATGTACCTCTAATGTTAAATAGAACAGACAGTTTGGAAGGTATTGATATTAAAG AATGTGGAGAAGATGTATACAGCGTATCAGATGCCGTCGATCATATTGGCTTTGGCTGGTTCCAGATTAAAATCATGCTTCTTCTGGGGTACTTTTCG GCTGCCGATTCCCTAGAGATGATGCTGTTGTCAATATTAGCTCCTACTATACGGTGTATTTTTAGGATAAGTGCTTGGAAGGAAGCTTGGataactact GTGGTTTTTATTGGGATGATGGTGGGGTCATCAACATGGGGCTGGATCGCTGATAATTTTGGTAGAAAATTT GTGATTGTTCTCGTATCCATTTGGATAGCGTACTTCGGCCTTCTAAGTGCTTTCTCGCCTCATTACTACTGGATTATAGTCCTGCGGATGGTGGTTGGACTAGGCATCGGTGGCGCGCCACAATC CGCCACCTTAATGTCCGAGTTTTTGCCCAGCAAATACCGAGCTATGTGTATGTGCATCCAGTCA CCGTGGTGGACCTTGGGTTCGCTCTTCACTATTTGCGTAGCGATGCTCGTCATGCCTGTCTACGGTTGGAGATACCTGCTCGCATTACTTAGCCTGCCAATGTTcctctttcttttattatctCCA TTCCTTCCCGAATCGTGTCGGTTCCAGCTTGCGTCTGGCGATCGCGATAAAGCGCTTGCAACTCTGCACCGAATGGCGCGTGCGAATAAAGCCACCCTACCAACGGGATTTCTTAAAGACGCTAATCAG AATGCAAAACGGGGAAGAattttagatcttttaaagCCAGAGCTACGAAGGACGACGTTAATGCTATGGTTTCTATG GTTCAACGTAGCTTTCACGTACTACGGCGTAGTGCTGATGACGTCAGAGCTTTTTCAGAGTGACAGCGCGGGAGGTGGCAAATGCGAAG CTGGAAGTGGATCAGTCAAGGACCCGCACTGTGGGTGTAAATTGCTGACCACAAAGGACTATACAGATATGATGTGGACGACACTTGCAGAAATCCCAA TTGTACTGGTGAATATTGTGCTTCTGGAGCGACTCGGACGCAGACGAACACTAGCGCTGTTATACGGACTCACGGCTACATTTTACATGCTGCTTTTTATATGCACAAAACG TGAATGGATGGTGGCTTTTATTTTTGGCGCTAGAGGCTGTATATCCGGGGTATTCACAGCTATCTATATCTACACTCCAGAG TACTACCCTACCGTGGTGCGAGGTCTTGGCCTCGGCACGTGCAGTGCTGTTGCACGAATCGGCGCCATGATAACTCCATTTATCTGTCAG GTCCTACTGCGGGCGTCAGTAGACTTTGCGCTGGGCGTGTACGCGGCTACGGGCCTGTCTTGTGTCGTCATTGCGCTCTGTCTTCCCATAGAGACCAAAGGACGACTGATGCGG GACACTTGA
- the LOC5513120 gene encoding acid-sensing ion channel 2 isoform X2 produces the protein MSYNCKVEDSSDINSNNEYRGGSKTRQLIKEFSGYTTLHGFHFLVDSYSVTRRVVWTCFIVISLGFLLYQLVNGIKNYNDRGIIMSRSVEEPNEVDFPAVTICNQNIMKKSLIIGTDAQRYLDEMNYIKADLGLVNSTNERLDAEDFVRKYGHTLGEMMYGCEFKDRRCTAQDFIVSTSFMRGLCYTFNSGRDNSSVRRIATPGRLESLILRLNAQPEEYYGAYSYENVGFVLAVHDQAEPPDMELNAYDIPPGFTTNLRIRRFKGNSLPEPYPTKCGSRNLSLYKRYSRKACIQECYARLIITHCGCRLLGMPPMKVLLKPSKCDCPKRCQHTHYSVQPSLAYYPSKSVIKELLPSLNMTEVNSTTERINEVNRIIREGNAIIRVFYETLRTEIIKEKPQYTLATLTSDMGGSMGLFLGCSVLTICEFIDLFIQICLERRKRNEVIN, from the exons ATGAGTTATAACTGCAAAGTCGAAGATTCTTCCGATATCAATTCAAACAACGAATACAGAGGTGGAAGTAAAACCCGACAACTTATCAAGGAATTCAGCGGTTACACAACTTTGCATGGTTTTCACTTCTTGGTTGATTCATACTCCGTAACTCGTCGAGTGGTGTGGACTTGTTTTATTGTAATCTCTTTAGGCTTTCTTTTATATCAGCTTGTAAACGGGATAAAGAACTATAATGACCGGGGAATCATTATGAGTAGAAGTGTTGAAGAGCCAAACGAAGTTGACTTTCCAGCCGTAACCATCTGCAACCAGAACATAATGAAAAAAAGCCTGATCATAGGCACTGACGCACAGAGATATCTCGACGAGATGAATTACATCAAAGCAGATTTGGGATTAGTTAATTCCACAAACGAGAGACTGGATGCGGAGGATTTTGTCCGGAAATATGGCCATACGTTAGGTGAGATGATGTACGGGTGTGAATTCAAAGATCGAAGATGCACAGCCCAAGATTTCATTGTTTCCACTTCATTTATG CGCGGCCTTTGCTACACCTTCAACTCTGGTCGCGATAATTCATCAGTACGGCGCATCGCTACACCTGGGAGACTTGAATCGCTGATACTTCGGCTAAACGCTCAGCCAGAGGAGTATTACGGGGCGTACAGCTACGAGAATGTCGGGTTTGTTTTAGCTGTCCATGACCAGGCCGAACCTCCTGATATGGAACTGAATGCTTACGACATCCCACCAGGCTTCACAACTAATCTAAGGATCAGAAGATTCAAG GGGAACTCTTTGCCTGAGCCTTATCCAACAAAGTGCGGGAGCAGAAACCTGTCTCTTTACAAGCGCTACTCGAGGAAAGCTTGCATACAAGAGTGCTATGCCAGACTAATAATAACACATTGCGGCTGCAGATTGTTAGGCATGCCACCAATGAAAG TACTTCTCAAGCCTTCCAAGTGCGACTGCCCCAAACGCTGCCAGCATACTCACTACAGTGTTCAGCCTTCTCTTGCTTACTACCCTTCAAAATCAGTCATCAAGGAGCTTTTACCATCTCTGAATATGACTGAGGTCAACTCCACCACGGAAAGGATCAATGAGGTTAACCGAATCATAAG agAAGGCAACGCTATCATCAGAGTGTTTTACGAGACGCTGCGGACGGAAATCATCAAAGAAAAACCTCAATACACCTTAGCAACTTTGACCA GTGACATGGGCGGTTCTATGGGGCTATTTCTCGGTTGCAGTGTTCTCACGATTTGCGAGTTCATTGATCTGTTCATTCAGATATGTCTCGAGCGACGGAAACGAAACGAGGTGATAAATTAG
- the LOC5513120 gene encoding acid-sensing ion channel 2 isoform X1, protein MSYNCKVEDSSDINSNNEYRGGSKTRQLIKEFSGYTTLHGFHFLVDSYSVTRRVVWTCFIVISLGFLLYQLVNGIKNYNDRGIIMSRSVEEPNEVDFPAVTICNQNIMKKSLIIGTDAQRYLDEMNYIKADLGLVNSTNERLDAEDFVRKYGHTLGEMMYGCEFKDRRCTAQDFIVSTSFMRGLCYTFNSGRDNSSVRRIATPGRLESLILRLNAQPEEYYGAYSYENVGFVLAVHDQAEPPDMELNAYDIPPGFTTNLRIRRFKGNSLPEPYPTKCGSRNLSLYKRYSRKACIQECYARLIITHCGCRLLGMPPMKDVIEAPFCTSKEYLDCKLMMPVLLKPSKCDCPKRCQHTHYSVQPSLAYYPSKSVIKELLPSLNMTEVNSTTERINEVNRIIREGNAIIRVFYETLRTEIIKEKPQYTLATLTSDMGGSMGLFLGCSVLTICEFIDLFIQICLERRKRNEVIN, encoded by the exons ATGAGTTATAACTGCAAAGTCGAAGATTCTTCCGATATCAATTCAAACAACGAATACAGAGGTGGAAGTAAAACCCGACAACTTATCAAGGAATTCAGCGGTTACACAACTTTGCATGGTTTTCACTTCTTGGTTGATTCATACTCCGTAACTCGTCGAGTGGTGTGGACTTGTTTTATTGTAATCTCTTTAGGCTTTCTTTTATATCAGCTTGTAAACGGGATAAAGAACTATAATGACCGGGGAATCATTATGAGTAGAAGTGTTGAAGAGCCAAACGAAGTTGACTTTCCAGCCGTAACCATCTGCAACCAGAACATAATGAAAAAAAGCCTGATCATAGGCACTGACGCACAGAGATATCTCGACGAGATGAATTACATCAAAGCAGATTTGGGATTAGTTAATTCCACAAACGAGAGACTGGATGCGGAGGATTTTGTCCGGAAATATGGCCATACGTTAGGTGAGATGATGTACGGGTGTGAATTCAAAGATCGAAGATGCACAGCCCAAGATTTCATTGTTTCCACTTCATTTATG CGCGGCCTTTGCTACACCTTCAACTCTGGTCGCGATAATTCATCAGTACGGCGCATCGCTACACCTGGGAGACTTGAATCGCTGATACTTCGGCTAAACGCTCAGCCAGAGGAGTATTACGGGGCGTACAGCTACGAGAATGTCGGGTTTGTTTTAGCTGTCCATGACCAGGCCGAACCTCCTGATATGGAACTGAATGCTTACGACATCCCACCAGGCTTCACAACTAATCTAAGGATCAGAAGATTCAAG GGGAACTCTTTGCCTGAGCCTTATCCAACAAAGTGCGGGAGCAGAAACCTGTCTCTTTACAAGCGCTACTCGAGGAAAGCTTGCATACAAGAGTGCTATGCCAGACTAATAATAACACATTGCGGCTGCAGATTGTTAGGCATGCCACCAATGAAAG ATGTCATCGAAGCGCCATTCTGTACTTCGAAAGAATACCTTGATTGCAAGCTAATGATGCCAG TACTTCTCAAGCCTTCCAAGTGCGACTGCCCCAAACGCTGCCAGCATACTCACTACAGTGTTCAGCCTTCTCTTGCTTACTACCCTTCAAAATCAGTCATCAAGGAGCTTTTACCATCTCTGAATATGACTGAGGTCAACTCCACCACGGAAAGGATCAATGAGGTTAACCGAATCATAAG agAAGGCAACGCTATCATCAGAGTGTTTTACGAGACGCTGCGGACGGAAATCATCAAAGAAAAACCTCAATACACCTTAGCAACTTTGACCA GTGACATGGGCGGTTCTATGGGGCTATTTCTCGGTTGCAGTGTTCTCACGATTTGCGAGTTCATTGATCTGTTCATTCAGATATGTCTCGAGCGACGGAAACGAAACGAGGTGATAAATTAG